In Palaemon carinicauda isolate YSFRI2023 chromosome 32, ASM3689809v2, whole genome shotgun sequence, the genomic stretch CATAGCATTAACTTTGTGAGTCCAAAAGATCCCAGTGTGCACACCAATACAATCGAATCACAGTGGCGAGTACTAAAAAGATCTGTTCTACCgaaattcggtactcagaaacattTATACGAAAGCTACTTTGCGATGTATATAATTCAAAAACGTTATTTGATCGGTAAGGGGTGTAGACTGAAGGCATTCCTGGAATTAGTTAAACGTGTTTATCCGCTCAATACCCACGATTCTGATTCCGAAAGTCCTGGTCCGTCCCAACACCCGTCCCCTCCACAAAAAAAGGTGTCCCATCACCGTACATCTCCTAAAAGTGCCCCTCCAACGTGCCctccccaaaagaagaagaagttgtctctCGGCAGAAAGCCAATACCAGTTGAAGACTCGGACTTCAGTGACTTTGAATAAGTGTGGGGCGCCGTTGTAGAGGTTACGAATAAACCCGCAAGCTGAACAggaaataatgtaagtacaaccctctccgtttctggtttgtgtgatcgcggccacatgtatgcatgatgtcggccgattaagaataggcaagtgtaaggggggtcgcaggggggcggtagcccccccgtttaggtgtttaagaataattatacggctatgtacggggggtcgcaggggggcgttagcccccccgttaaggagagacacgagttgtaggtaaggttaggtgggcacATTCAGgttaggcagtgttctattctagagttttggcagaacattctgttgtagaacaacggccacgtcttacgaagggttagaaaacgggaagaaattcccgttttctatgtccgcgggaggacctggccgctgatctacaaaggctcctatatatgtatactaaattATCTTCGTGTTAAAATTTAGGTTACCTTCCACCGATAGCCTAGACTACGACTCACACTAGTTGCTCAACTTTCCTAATTAACTATAGCCTCGGGAGCTCCCCAAATAAAAAGATACGAgtaaattaatattatatttaacaTAATGTGAAGATTCGGATTAAAACGTGATTATATTCACCATAATCAAAGTACCTTTCGATTGCGTAACCTCAGGATTACACCGGAAGCCTTGACCAACCCGGTTAGATTACCGGATCGTTATGTGTTTAGACCTAAATTATTAACTATTCCGGTTTTATATCAACACTACCGGTAAAATCTTACTCTATTTCTCTTGTAGACAATGAGATAATGCTAATTATATAGCAATGATTACCTTTGTTATTGTTTCGTCAATCTCTGCTTCAACTACAATAACAAACATGAGagtttttatcaaaaagtaaacaAGTGATTGTTCCCTCTGTAACTTTCAATTTTAATATactaaataatattcataaatcctgtaaaaatattttttatgcatttaataatcaataatttgaatttataaagttaataattaatgaaactgataattaattttaattctatACTAATTTATGccaaactttacaaaaatatttgtaaCGAACAGTTCCAAGCTCTCTAGAACAAAAGACGAACAGTAAAAACTGGTCGGCATTATTTACGTAGTGGCATCTTCATCTAGAAGTAAtcaaatggcaaatttaattgttatccttataataaataatttccttgtgtataaataaatatgttacaGCTTATTAAACCACGGAAAGGTGGAGTCCACAAACATTCTATACTATATTTTGTCAATATCGATCTGCCTTTCATCATTAGTCTGACGGACTCAGTATTATTGTATAAATAGGCCTACTGTAGCCATTATTACAATACCCATAATTTACATAACTACTAGTTACAAGTAATGCAGTTATTCTATTGTATTATATTCAAGAAAGCATAACATACCAGACGTTGACCTAGCAATATTCAGATATACGATTATTGGCCCAATTAATAATTCAGATCAAAGTAACAGAGGATTAATTTTTAACAGTAATTATTGAACAAATATCCATCCTGCTATATcctaataaatcaataaaaaattgcCAATAGACTGGCTGGAAGATAACCAACTTAGCTACCCTTACCTATGTAAATGTTTTAATGGAAGGTAAGATTAAAAGTTATAGGCTTTGATATTTACAGCGTAAATAGCAATGTAATTGATGTTGTTTCTAATATCTAGGGGTACGGTGAAAATATTACTTCCTTAAGGGACTACCATTCTTCTGCGACATTTTTCCCCTTTTGATAATTACTATTTTTGGTTCAAGATGTAGTCCTTGTCACCTCTAGGCCTACTAATCACGGATCATTTCAGATTGTAGATATAGAATTCAAAATTAAATGTccacatgaagtaaattttccttgGTTACATTATTAAAACACAAAAAAGGGTTATGCTTTCAGGGTAATTCGTTTCCCATCGTAATAAATCATTAGGCCTAGTCAGTGCAGAAGTAATTGGAGCTTTTTATTATACTACGTGGGAAAAAATATCGGAGCATGTCTTACTTTTGAAAGAAATGAAGAGGCAGTAAAGATtcttataaattttcataattttgtaagATTTTCATAGCGTTCACATTCTAACAGAGTAATTATAATTATCCATAATTCTAAAAAGAAATTTGATTCAAAACGAATGTGATTACCCGAAGAACTAAAATGTATATAAGCTACAGATCCAGACTCTATGCTAATAAATAACAGACTGAAATTGCAAGCTTAAACAATGTGGTGTAGTAACAGGACATTTTAACTGCTGAACTACGTGGTCGGTCATATTACAGTGTTGCTAGTTTAGAGGAATCAGATTCTGagatcaaaaaacggattttgagcgaagcgaaaaatctatttttgggtgagatagccatggcgtcctgatggaaggttcctttttggtagcttccttgggtatataactactaagatattcccagagaatttaaccacaggttatcacagaattctaacttctggagcgagtatcctaaaggtttcccatttaagacatcgtatatcaacaggggacgcatgtattaacgcgccacatagctatctacaccctaaacagagttaacacttcggtgtgtaggggcggagaatagctgggagccgttccacagctaatctcgttcgtggctacttttggtactcgagacgtaaacaaacgggcgccattgctaaatgacgtcacgtccgtcctcatcctgaagccagttgcttgccgatcaccatgatacagcagagcagggtgggacctaaaaactggacgaagtagcagggagggtccatcaggacgccatggctatctcacccaaaaatagatttttcgcttcgctcaaaatccgttttttgggctcaagccatggcgtcctgatggaagaataccagagaatcaatgtatcgtggtagatttttcccctattgggtaagtgccaaaggctttgaacaaggtagcatagaaatcttaataaaagaaccgtagggaagaaccttcctgccccccttggcagtgaagttcccacgggccatgccgagatcaaagtggttatcgaagggctattcaccttgctagaagaacctgaagaacttggagacgagactgaatggttggcattcgtatcggaacattctcgaaggcagacaagtggtggttggacactgtatgtagagaaggatagtttcgactctagggtatgaagagtaagtattcgtattggaatattacattgcaaaggtgaatatataataagggttaggaccttagtatctccatgaaccataaggaaggggataataaaactatgacaggcatgtatttcatagtataagtaggagcggattgagacgcacaagtaataaaataggaattttatttcacaattgcagaaaattaaatgaattgcagcaataagtaaagttaatttacagtaaattataatgtacatagtagaggattgtctattcatatctgttgtacatgttataattattatatgatcctatttcattcatgtgcattataggatcctatttcatttatgtgtattgtgtcgtctatacattatgtgcattataggatcctatttcatttatgtgtattgcgtcatctatacattggcgctcatttgtgagaatgtaagcaaacagtgtttcagtttggcagctcatttactcgctgcgtatatggtacagtattattgtctatagactttagctaaactttattatctattatatgctagcagcaaatggttcattagctagctgtgtatactgtgaatttactaactgacccatatatgctattaggtgtcagtgtaatttcatattgaatttattttgactgccgatgcaaatgccattttatttctcatcatgctatctttcattgcagatattatcattgtcatgtgatgccttccaagtgataataaacatttcatgaacaaaaagtgaatcttatttatgataatatcagtgatcttgctacattacaatgcctgctgtacaatgccccatcgacaattgcaattatgtgacccccgacctgtctgacgccattgttgctgccctactgaccgcccattgcataaaccacacagctgctgctcgaccaggtgctgcagtgcaacatgcacaagtggaaaaggttaagaggcctaccatcactgccgcaggaaccactgaggaatggtcatattttttaataaggtgggatgaatatgtaaatgccacagccattaacgggcaagaagctgttgttcagctgctagagtgttgtgaagatcaattgcgtaaagatgtgactagagctgctggaggcagcctcctcgcaaaacctattgccgaagtcattgctgccattcgagccctagccgtacgtgaagaaaatgtaatggtggcacgggtcacactccataatatgaggcaagacagagacgaacccatccgagcatttggagccagattaagggggcaagctggtatatgtaaattcctcctagattgcccttcctgcgatagtgaagtgaattataccgagccaattattcaggatatccttatcagaggcattgaagaccaggagatacaacttgacctgttgggtaacacaaatcaaaacatgacactagaagaagtttttagatttgtagaaagaaaagaagccggtaaacgctcagcgtctttattcacggaatccccaagcaccgatgcctcaagttcgtacaaaaaatttaaccgaaccaggattgtgaaacatgacttaaataaacctgcttctgatgtgagttgctcttattgtggtaaaacagggcatggcagaaaggcccctgcaagtctcagaaaatcagaatgccctgcatttgataaaacatgcctttcttgcaataaattacaccattttgcttcagtttgcaggaagaaatcgcctcaggcaagtggaatacaatcacatgctgcaatccaacctgaagataatgctgtgtttaatgaactttgttctgtcaccacatatcataacaactcatccattacacttgatcaccatcagtatgacgctatgtcaaaatcatggattaaaaggccctctgggccccaaccattcattaacctcaaaatatccacttcctcagaagactattcccacttcggcttcaaacttcacgccccaccgaaagcagcagtggctcgagtaatggcagacacaggctgtcagagttgtctggcaggtatccatgctctgaataaacttcacatcaagcattctgatctgattccagttaatatctccatgaaagctgccaacagtaaaggcataaatattctaggagccgttattcttcgctttacaggtaccaacaacaggggtaaattggttgaaaccagacaaatcacctatgtcaccgacaactctgacaagatttatttgagcaaagagggctgcatcgccttaggtataatctcttctaccttcccctgcattggcgaagcgacacaggaaacatcatcgactaatattcagacagaggaatgctcgtgcccccagagacaactccccccaccaccaccccaaaagttaccattcgctgcaacggaggctaatagagagaagttgcagaagttcctcctagagcactacgcatccagcacttttaatacatgtgaacaccaaaagctacccatgatgtcaggacccccgttaaaattaatgattgatccacatgctgaaccagtagcggtacatacccctatacccgttccccttcactggcaggatgaggtaaaacaaggactggaccaggatgtgaacctaggagtcctcgaacgggtgcccataggcgagcctgtcacatggatgagccgtatggtagtttgcgccaagaagaatggtaaaccacgtcgcacagtagatctgcaagccctcaacctccatgccactcgcgaaacacaccacacaccatcccctttccatcaagctcgtgcagtgccagcaggtaaacgtaaaaccgtcttagatgcctggaatggataccacagcgtaccgctacggcccgaagaccgtcacctaacaacattcatcacaccatggggccgctacaggtattgcacggccccacaaggatacatagcttctggtgacggctattccagaagatacgacgaactggtcggtcatatcccgaacaaaaccaagtgcatcgatgacacgttgctctgggcagacaacatagaggagagtttcttccagacagtacaatggttagatatttgtggtcataatggtatcattttgaatcctgacaagtttgttttttcagctaacactgtccagtttgcggggtttgaaatcacaccagattgcgtccggccatgtgagaaatatttgtctgcaatacgcgatttccccacaccaaaaaacataaccgacgtgcgctcctggtttggcctcatcaatcaagtctcttatgccttctctatgaccaaacgcatgaccccgtttcgtaactttttgcgccctggcaaccctttctgttgggacagacacatggacaccctttttgaggaatctaaagatcacataatcgacgaaatcaagaggggcgttcagatctacgataaagaaaaaccaacatgccttgctaccgactggtccaaatcaggcattgggttctggctcacccaaaaatactgcctgtgcacaccaacccggccattttgctgcaaatcgggctggaaaaccaccttaattgggagtagattcacacacccagcagagtctcgttatgcacccattgaaggagaggccttggctgtagtggaagccct encodes the following:
- the LOC137625294 gene encoding uncharacterized protein, with the translated sequence MPAVQCPIDNCNYVTPDLSDAIVAALLTAHCINHTAAARPGAAVQHAQVEKVKRPTITAAGTTEEWSYFLIRWDEYVNATAINGQEAVVQLLECCEDQLRKDVTRAAGGSLLAKPIAEVIAAIRALAVREENVMVARVTLHNMRQDRDEPIRAFGARLRGQAGICKFLLDCPSCDSEVNYTEPIIQDILIRGIEDQEIQLDLLGNTNQNMTLEEVFRFVERKEAGKRSASLFTESPSTDASSSYKKFNRTRIVKHDLNKPASDVSCSYCGKTGHGRKAPASLRKSECPAFDKTCLSCNKLHHFASVCRKKSPQASGIQSHAAIQPEDNAVFNELCSVTTYHNNSSITLDHHQYDAMSKSWIKRPSGPQPFINLKISTSSEDYSHFGFKLHAPPKAAVARVMADTGCQSCLAGIHALNKLHIKHSDLIPVNISMKAANSKGINILGAVILRFTGTNNRGKLVETRQITYVTDNSDKIYLSKEGCIALGIISSTFPCIGEATQETSSTNIQTEECSCPQRQLPPPPPQKLPFAATEANREKLQKFLLEHYASSTFNTCEHQKLPMMSGPPLKLMIDPHAEPVAVHTPIPVPLHWQDEVKQGLDQDVNLGVLERVPIGEPVTWMSRMVVCAKKNGKPRRTVDLQALNLHATRETHHTPSPFHQARAVPAGKRKTVLDAWNGYHSVPLRPEDRHLTTFITPWGRYRYCTAPQGYIASGDGYSRRYDELVGHIPNKTKCIDDTLLWADNIEESFFQTVQWLDICGHNGIILNPDKFVFSANTVQFAGFEITPDCVRPCEKYLSAIRDFPTPKNITDVRSWFGLINQVSYAFSMTKRMTPFRNFLRPGNPFCWDRHMDTLFEESKDHIIDEIKRGVQIYDKEKPTCLATDWSKSGIGFWLTQKYCLCTPTRPFCCKSGWKTTLIGSRFTHPAESRYAPIEGEALAVVEALNKTRFFVLGCPSLFIAVDHKPLLKIFGDRSFEDISNARLRNLKEKTLRYRFKMVHVPGTKHKAADTLSRHPTGNGPPMKLRLQDDIASMHSCSDEIKDDIDSALQCAHVTSLQTLGSVTWDKVQTATNSCPDFQHLISLIENGIPEAKNDVPPHLHEYHKFRHELYTVDGVVIYKDRIVIPPTLRKQVLQALHAAHQGITSMTARADSSVFWPGISKDLQDTRMNCYHCNRIAPSQPALPPHPQNPPAYPFQHICADFFHYKGQQYLVVVDRYSNWPVIERAADGATGLINSLRRIFATYGIADELSSDGGPEFSAKITQDFLQAWGVDHRLSSTYFPHSNCRAEVGVKIAKRLLTDNTGPTGDLNIDAFQRAVLQYRNTPDKETKVSPAMCIFGRPIKDFIPILPGKYNPHPTWRSTLAQREEALRNRHMRMAEYWTEHTKRPPPLRVGDNVRIQNQTGPNPLKWDKTGVVSEVHQFDQYIVRVDGSGRATLRNRQFLRKYIPAIPRRPRLTIGYPIPQHEKSRQRPSSPPEPDTEPHSTDRLEVPYPAPTSPTDATPPPSPRPQSPITPVHHPQAPDAALHDAHPDASPDNFFQAPPSALPDRPQRLRKKPAYLTDYDCNTY